From Micromonospora nigra, one genomic window encodes:
- a CDS encoding acyl-CoA dehydrogenase family protein, which yields MSEHTADRLRARVAAFLRTHDQRGDRLGFLRARFDAGLAWVHHPPGLGGIGAPQHLQPVVDEAFARAGAPDNRPRRNGIGLGMAAPTLLRHGTVEQRDRWLRPMWTGEEVWCQLFSEPGAGSDLAAVATRAVRDGDDWVVDGQKVWTSLAHRARWAILLARTDPAAPKHRGMTYFVCDMTAPGVEVRPLRQLTGEAEFNEVFLTGVRIPDTRRVGAVGEGWRVARTTLMNERVAIGGRALPREGGMIGLLARRWRERPELRTAGLHEEVLRSWVRAEAARLTALRLRQQLAAGEPGPEGSALKISFAGLAQRISGLEVELLGGQGLRHDEWTMHRPEEPDLLGRTATYRYLRARGNSIEGGTSEILRTIIAERVLGLPAEPRVDR from the coding sequence GTGTCCGAGCACACCGCCGACCGCCTGCGCGCCCGGGTCGCCGCGTTCCTGCGAACGCACGACCAGCGGGGCGACCGGCTCGGCTTCCTGCGCGCCCGGTTCGACGCCGGGCTGGCCTGGGTGCACCACCCGCCCGGGCTCGGCGGGATCGGTGCACCGCAGCACCTGCAACCGGTGGTCGACGAAGCCTTCGCCCGCGCCGGTGCGCCGGACAACCGCCCCCGGCGCAACGGCATCGGCCTCGGCATGGCCGCGCCGACCCTGCTCCGGCACGGCACCGTCGAGCAGCGTGACCGCTGGCTGCGACCGATGTGGACCGGGGAGGAGGTGTGGTGCCAGCTGTTCAGCGAGCCGGGCGCCGGCTCCGACCTGGCGGCCGTCGCCACCCGGGCGGTGCGCGACGGCGACGACTGGGTGGTCGACGGGCAGAAGGTGTGGACGTCGCTGGCCCACCGGGCGCGGTGGGCCATCCTGCTCGCCCGCACCGACCCGGCCGCGCCGAAACACCGGGGCATGACCTACTTCGTCTGCGACATGACCGCGCCGGGCGTCGAGGTGCGGCCGCTGCGGCAGCTCACCGGCGAGGCCGAGTTCAACGAGGTCTTCCTCACCGGCGTCCGGATCCCCGACACCCGACGCGTCGGCGCGGTCGGGGAGGGCTGGCGGGTCGCCCGCACCACCCTGATGAACGAGCGGGTGGCGATCGGCGGGCGGGCCCTGCCCCGCGAGGGCGGGATGATCGGCCTGCTCGCGCGCCGCTGGCGGGAACGGCCCGAGCTGCGCACGGCCGGCCTGCACGAGGAGGTGCTGCGGTCGTGGGTGCGCGCCGAGGCCGCCCGGCTGACCGCCCTGCGCCTGCGCCAGCAGCTCGCCGCGGGGGAGCCGGGGCCGGAGGGCTCGGCACTCAAGATCTCCTTCGCCGGGCTGGCGCAGCGGATCAGCGGCCTGGAGGTGGAGCTGCTCGGCGGGCAGGGGCTGCGCCACGACGAGTGGACCATGCACCGCCCCGAGGAGCCGGACCTGCTCGGGCGTACGGCCACCTACCGCTACCTGCGGGCGAGGGGCAACTCGATCGAGGGTGGCACCTCGGAGATCCTGCGCACCATCATCGCCGAGCGGGTCCTCGGCCTGCCGGCCGAACCCCGGGTGGACCGATGA
- a CDS encoding alpha/beta hydrolase family protein: MRSPTTTRTHTLRSAVARFAVAAVLAAGGVLAPSPAAQAAANPYERGPAPTSAMLEASRGPFATSSTRVSSLSVSGFGGGVIYYPTSTSEGTFGGIAISPGYTASWSSIDWLGPRLASHGFVVIGIETNSRFDQPASRGRQLLAALDYLVERSSVRSRVDGSRLAVSGHSMGGGGSLEAAAERPSLQAAVPLAPWNLDKTWSGLRVPTLIVGGETDTIAPVSSHSEPFYNSIPASSEKAYLELNGAGHFFPQSVNTPTAKQMVSWLKRFVDNDTRYEQFLCPGPTGLAIEEYRDTCPHS, encoded by the coding sequence ATGCGATCACCCACCACCACCCGTACCCACACCCTGCGCTCGGCCGTCGCCCGGTTCGCGGTGGCCGCCGTCCTGGCCGCCGGCGGCGTCCTGGCGCCGTCGCCCGCCGCGCAGGCGGCGGCCAACCCGTACGAGCGGGGCCCGGCTCCGACCTCCGCGATGCTGGAGGCCAGCCGCGGCCCGTTCGCCACCTCGTCGACCAGGGTGTCCTCACTGAGCGTCAGCGGCTTCGGCGGCGGCGTCATCTACTACCCGACCAGCACCAGCGAGGGCACCTTCGGCGGCATCGCCATCTCGCCCGGGTACACCGCCTCCTGGTCCAGCATCGACTGGCTCGGGCCGCGCCTGGCCTCGCACGGGTTCGTGGTCATCGGCATCGAGACGAACAGCCGGTTCGACCAGCCGGCCAGCCGGGGGCGGCAGCTGCTGGCCGCGCTGGACTACCTCGTCGAGCGCAGTTCGGTGCGCAGCCGGGTCGACGGCTCGCGGCTCGCCGTGTCCGGGCACTCGATGGGGGGCGGGGGCAGCCTGGAGGCCGCCGCCGAACGCCCGTCGTTGCAGGCCGCCGTGCCGCTGGCGCCGTGGAACCTGGACAAGACCTGGTCCGGCCTGCGGGTGCCGACCCTGATCGTCGGCGGCGAGACCGACACCATCGCCCCGGTCTCGTCGCACTCGGAGCCGTTCTACAACAGCATCCCCGCGTCGTCGGAGAAGGCCTACCTGGAGCTGAACGGCGCCGGGCACTTCTTCCCGCAGTCGGTGAACACCCCCACCGCGAAGCAGATGGTCTCCTGGCTCAAGCGGTTCGTCGACAACGACACCCGCTACGAGCAGTTCCTCTGCCCGGGGCCGACCGGCCTGGCGATCGAGGAGTACCGCGACACCTGCCCGCACTCCTGA